The window TAGCAAACTCGAGTGCTTCATCTTCCCCCAgtgctgaggaaaaaaaggaggatgaGAAAGTGGAGGGGttgtataaaaagtgaaaagtagGGCTGGTACAGCTGCTGGTTTCCAGGGGCTTCATCTTGAAAAGGAATTGTTGAAAACTGCtgagtataaaataaaaattagctCATACTCAACTGAAACATAAACTCCTACTTGCCTCTCAGTGCAGTGCAAGAACTCTGGTTGATTTACTTGCATGTGTGAAAACACTTTCCTCACGCTGCAGCAAAAAGGTACATGAAGgtgttgtaataaaaaaaatgaacagcgCCATGAGATCAAATGAGCTTGTGTTACAAGATCTTTACCTCTCAGGCCTTGGAGGCAAAGCTAGCCGTATAGTACACATTGTGCAGCAGTTGGCATGGAGGACACCAACACATTCAAGACTCAGTTATTCCAACATATTATCACACTCGGGCCATCTCTGCACTGTCTAAACTCTCTGCAGCCTCTAAAACCCAGGTTTAACGGCCGATTTCCTccagagcaaaaagaaaaaaaaactttgccaGGAAACCCATTGTCACGGAGCCATCTCTCACACCGCTGCTCTGCAAGGCGAACACACCAGAGACCTGACGACAGCACTCACATCCTCGCATCACATCCTCCTGTTTTGAAAGGAAATGGCAGGATACTCAATGGGCCACAGTGGGAGCTAGGGAGGAAGGCTGGGTCAGCGCGCTGACTGAAGCAGGTGGTTttgcaggtgaaaacataatggCAAGGGAAGAAAACCATGCCCAGTATTTAAAGCATGAAAGGAAATAACTGTGACATTAAGTATGTTTACGAAACCACAAAGCTAGAggcagttgaaaaaaaaaaaaaaaaaaaaacagcatgtagTTGCATCCAAACATGTGCAGAACCTGCGAAACGCTAAGGTCAAACAGAACACGCACATTTCACGAACAATGAGAAGACTGGAGACACGACTTCACTTTCAAGTCTGACAGACTAATGCCCAGCAGAATaaatctctctccatcttcatcaACTTTAATGTCATTCTCTTTGAACAGGAAGTAGAGGCAGAGTGAGCTTTTTGAGGAGGCTGTATATTGTCATGTATGAGCAGCTGTCATTCCCTcccactgtgtctctgtcactggCGGCTATCTTTCTCTAGATGACAAATAACCGTATAGTTCAATACCAGCAAACCGTCTCATCCAGATTCCTTGTATTCAACCAGATCTTTTGTTGtaggaaaaggagagaaaaacactggCTGACATACTGTTTACACCGAAGCTGAGACGATTAGGTTGATTAATCCATTAGTTGAAATTAATCGGCCAcaatttagattaaaaaaaaaagaaaaatgctgaatGCCCAATGCTGAATCTCACTTCTATAATGTGAAGGActtgctttgttttattgtatctttgagttttggaccataggttggacaaaacaagttAACTGAAGACATCAGCAATTTGTGACGGCCATTTCTCACCCTTTTCTAACATTTAATATTCCAAACAATTAGTCCAGGAAATAATAGATtaatcagaaatgaaaataatcattagttgctgTATGTCAGTATAATATCAATATTGGACTGAAGCTACAAGAAATCATGTGGTAAATTTTAGCTGAAGTATCATATAGCctaaattatgtttttcctgGCCTTTAAGGCAGCATTCCAGGAAAGCAGGTTTTACTAAAAATATTAGAAGTGAAAACCATGTATTTCCAATAAAAGTCATTTCATGAGTCAGTGtctccaccactttggtcccgACTGATTATCTGCACACATTCATCATTGTGTCAACTCATACTGTTTTTGCAAATTAGATGATCGAACTTAtctgaaaaattcaaaatcaaaaattcaccaaaaaaaaaaatcaccaaattcTGAGGTTTGTAGTTTTCACTATACAGCAACACGTCATCCCTAAAATACAATTACATTACCAATATCAAGTTGTgtattgaaaaatattttgattttgtgattttgttatTGCATACCAGCCCTAAGTCAAGGCTTGAACTGAACCTTCTGCATGTGGTAATTGAGCACAAATCCCTCAAAGCAGCCTCGGTGctcttttatgtcttaaatCAGTCTCTCTGGTGTATCGTAGTTTATTTCGTCAAGCCAGGCACAGAGCTGCATGGaattgcatttttatgaataGGGCTGAAGCACCGTACACTGCAATCAAGAGAGAGTGCAGTGATATTTCACCTTGACAGCGCGAGTATCGTGCAGCACTCGTCCAAGCTTTTAATTcgccccacccccccaccacacacaccacacaccacacacacacacgcagctgaACGACCCATACCATAAACTATACTATCATGGCACCGGGCAAATAAACATGTCTTCCCATCCCACTGAATAAAGCAAAAATCCAGCGTGTGGATCAAATCCAACATACAGATTGCATTTAATTCATAAACCCATCCATCAACATGATACGCTCATGTGTTACGTGAGGATCGAGTCCACCAGACATCACAGTTCTTTGAGTTTGTTTCTAACGCTTGGAGCACGTTTCTGTCTGATGGGGGTGATTCCTCATTAAGGTACGAAAGTGTGACGGATCGGGTGTGAATGAAAAAATCCCTGCAGATGCATACAGGCCGGATGAGGGTGCTGAAGGTAACACATGACATGACTACCAGTGATAGTGAGATGCTCTGGTCTTCTGCCTTTTTTCGCTTTCCAGAAAACAATTGCTGTATATATTATTAGTTTCGCATTGAAAAGGTTCAGTTATAAAATAGCTGGGGTGGAATCTTtgaatatttataaattcagaTTATCGTCTCTCGAATGATACTTTATTTGTAAGGACATATACTGCAAACATATATTGTACTAAAAAAGATCTTGAAGGAAGAGAGAATTTTAGTGCAGCCGAGAGTTGGTGAGAAGTGTGGCACTTAATTATTAATACGTTTGTTCCTAATACGTATTCTGTAATAGATTTTCCCAGCTTTCCAAATAATGTTactaatgtatatatattacaatTTATGTCCGGTTTACATTTGTACTATGTATTAAGTATGCACTTATATTATAAGATGTTTGCTTATATGTggttttaaagatttaatttttgtttttgtctggttTTATGCGACTGCCAGAGTATTACAAAAATGTAGCCTGCTGAAGTGTTAGAAATACTTAAAGATTATGTGTATAATACTGAACAAGTTAGCTTTTTCATTGCCTTAGTGATATCAATCCTGCTGTGATTTATGACTGTAATATCCATGTGTGACTTTGTGCATAGTAGTGCAACAGAATATGAAGCAATAAGACACTGTGATTATCCAATAAATACAAAGATGGGATTACAAAGAATCCAAATGATTCAGGaaataatgtgataaaaatgcaaatatcaaGAATCTTTGAATAACAAACCACTCTCCCACAAAGCGTGGAGCTACATAGCAAAGGTAAGAATTTAAGGTGCTGTATGACTCACAAATCAACCTCACTGACAAGTACACCACTCCCAAAATAGATACAGATCTCGCAGCAACTAGCAAGCTGAGGATGGCCATGGCTGCACAGTAGCAGCTTCCTGACCTGCAGAATAAGGGCAGCAACTTGTAATTTGAATTTCTATcaaactcaaataaaatggaaaCTAAAATTTTTTTCATAGTCTGCCAGGTCCCTGACATGCTGTGAGTAGAGAAGGCAATCAGCAAATGTAATCTGGAAAACTTTATTACAGCTACAATGGCAGGGTGTctataatgttaaataaaaaaagaaaatgtctcgGGGAATAAAACATTCTGCAAGGAGTCGGATGCACTTATGAGAAAAATTaatctcattctctctctaGTTTTACATGACCAGTAAACTATGATAAGGGGCACATTAAATCATGAACTTGAAAACTCCATTACGAAAAAAGGATACAAATCTAACGGGTGAAAACGGTCTTCAAGCGTTAAATTGGATCAATATTAAAGGACAATTTCCAGCCATTACCTGTCTATACTATCTGTTTATACTCACATCTTGCAGAGCTGGGTATAACTGGGAACCCTGTaagcaaaaacaataaaagctttacacaaattgaaaaacttttttgttttttattatgtcaATTACAGTAATGTCTTACTTGAGGTCATTCGggatttttgtctttgttcatcCTTAAATACATAATCTTGATGCTGAAAGGCAAAACATGAAATTTTCTCGTGGAAGTATAAATTAGCTTCAAATCATATTGTTCAATTTATTTTCCCATAACATGCTACAAGCGTTTAAgcactgcctgtgtgtgtgtctctgtggtacAAGGAATATGGTCAAGACTGAAGAAGTGGGGTCAGCACTGGAGAGactataaaactaaaaataaaaagcttttcattGGCAGGGACTTAGCAACGTTTTCATCATGTACAGTCTGACCAAATATATCGACTCACTGAAACAAAGATGACTTTTGTCTTCGGAAGAAAAATCATTCAATTACATTACTGCGGCATTGCTCTTGTAAGAAAATCGACACATGAAGCAACTTTTCACAAGTCCACTTCGAAcggataaaataaaaaaaaaaataatgaagcaTTCAACTTTTCTTCTAGGATCTGAGTCATTATCATGCATTTTGGCCATAGAAACTGGttcatgtgtcattttcatttatcaaattGCTTAATGGAGACAACCAATTTAGTGATTTGCTGATAGAAACGCTGTAAAAGTAGTATTTGAGACTAGATGAATGATTTGCACCAATTTGGTGCAAATTACCAGTGTCTGCAAAGTGCAACAGACCTGAATACATTCCATTATTCACTGTTTAATTGAGTCAATCTTACTGATCCAGCTAGAAATTTTGgcagtttgttttaaagtgCTGTCAGAACACTGGGCTGTATGAGTGatattaaaaattattttcaaggTCAACATTATTTTAAGGAGTTTACACATAATTCCCATCATTTTACAATTGGAATTACTTGCTAATgtcagataaacaaaacaaaaaacagagaaagcaagtaaaaacatgaaacatactTGAGATTTAGACCAAAGGAATAGCTGTCAGGCCACACATCCAACCATAACCATTCACATACTtaccacacacatatacagtgttcCTGAGGACCAATTGTTGCAGTAAACAactgccattttcatttttgtttcccaaacaaaaaaaaaaaaaaacatacaccaATAACATATATTCTACAATATAATGACTACAGAAATTTAAATCAAACATACATACTTTGCAAATCATGTATAAACTGAAGTAGGTGCCCATTGGGAGACATGGAAATTGGCTTAATCTAGTTCATACTCTATTCAGCACATGCATTAAGAGACTCTGGAAACATCCAAAAGTCTAAACAACCAAAGGGGGAAAATAAGGAACGAAAGAATAAACAAGTGTCCCTAACCCTAACTGATACGTGATTGCCATTTGCAATATATCAGCTTTCCAAAATAACGGAGCCCTAATGTTACTGTTTTGGGTCAAGTAATGACACATAGTGTATATATTAACTCAATGTCATTTAcagtttcttatttcttttttttctttttcttttttttgcaaggCTGGCTAAAATCGAGgctcagttcagttcacaaGATAGATGGAAGATAAAGAGAGTTCCCTCCTTAAATCCAGCAAAGGCAGCTGAGACAAGCAAACTTCACTTGTTTTGAGTGAAGAAGCCCACCACAAGAGGTCGACCTCAGGTGCTGTCAGTGCCTTGATTAGTCCAGAGCGTTGCCTGAGAAGGTGAGCACCATATTCCCAGGAAAAGTTCAACAAAGTCCAAATGGCTCACTTCATCAGCACCTCCTGTAACACAAaggacaaacacagatgaacaaTACAGAACTGTAATGATCACTTGATCAAATAAGTAAGTGACAGAGAAAATTAATTGTCAacaatttgatcatttttgattAAATCAATCAATTGTTAATGGATTAAGTGAAAAGGATTTTGAACAGAAATGCCacatattttctgcttttcatatctgagttttggactgttgtttggacgaaacaagacattttaatcCCATCACCTCAGGCTCCAGTCGATTGTGATGGGAATTTTTcgttgttttctgatgttttataaacctaatgattaatcaaaaaaatattggcagtaaaatctaaaataaaatgaaaataactctgaaaaaaaaatctgataatgtATCAGCCAAATTCAGTTCTTTGAATTGTTGCTGCCCTGTGAAAAACAGGCATCTTCAAAATGTTTCATGAGCCAAGTAAAACTGCCTTGTTTTACAGCTACGTTTTTAATTGTTTACTGAAAACCTGAACAGTTTTAAAGAAACATGGTTTTTATTGGACAATGATAAGCAACATGTCCCTAAAATTTGGTTGTTACACTTGTGACCAAAATATGCTAGTGAAGATGAGAAAATGGTCTCTATCTCACCTGAGTCTCTCTTGGCTCTTGAATTGGTGGTTCCTCAGTTTTAACCTCAGCAGAAGGAGCTGCACTGGCCATTTGTAAGCTCCTGGTGACCGGACCACCAACTCTCTCCCTTGTTCGCAGGGAGAACCGCTCCTCTTTCTTcagctgtggtggtggtgatttGGCCTCTGCTAATCTCTTGGGTGCTGCCTCCTTACCCATACGCTGCATTCTCATGGCTGGCCGTTGTTGTGCAGTGTCACTGGGAGTGTCCGGGGATGACAGGGTGGGAGGTAGAGACTGAACTTGGCTCTTCTTAGTTTTTTTGCTAGCAGAAACTGGGGTTGGGAACGAAGCAGGCCTCTTTAGTCGGCCAAGAGTAGCAGCGTATTTTCCTTTGCTTGCCAGGGAGGGTTCAGGGTCTGCTGCACCAGAGCTACGAGCTCGAGTCTTTCCCAGGGGTTTAGGCTCCAACTCTGTCTGCTGTATTTCACAGTCTGAAGCTTTCTTCCGAAGGTTTACGTTTTTATCTACCACAGACCCTGCCTCTTTTTTCACCTCTGCTAGACCTTTTTTGCCCTTTTTCACAACAGGCTTCTTAGGACAGCTGACTGCCATATGTTTACTGAGACTTGCAGGATAAGTAAACTCCCGGCTGCAGTGGGGGCAGACATTAGAGGGCTGCTCTTCTTCAACTTTAACGGTAGCCTTCTTTGCAGTAGTGGCGGCTTTATTTCTATGTGAAATTGCCCTCTGGACCAGCTGGTTTTTCTTCTTACTGAGGGCACTCATTCTTGTTTTACCAGTATCTTGATTAAAGTTAAGTCTCTTTGGCTGACCCATTCTACGGAAAGCACTCTGGCCTGCAGTGGCTGCTGTGGGTGACACGACTCCATTCGGGCTCTTCACTATTTGCTTGAGGGGGATGGGGTTTTTCTTGGGAGTGTAACGCTTCTTATCACTAGCATTGGCACAGGCCAAAATGTGCTTGTGCAGTTCAGGCATGTTGTCAAAGCTGTTGCCACACTTGGTGCAGCGAATGGCAGTGCTGAAAGTTTGTGGTATGTTGTGGGTGGTGAAGTTAGTAGCCGAGGCCACAGAGCCAGCATGGGAACGGCTATGATAAGGGAAAGGGGGTGGTTTATAACTGGGGTAGTGTTGATTAATGCCGAGGCGAACATCAGGGCCTTTAGGCTTCCCTCCTTCTGAGGCCATGATCTTTATTGTAGTGTATAACTCCTCATTGGGGTCCTCTGCTCCATCCTCTGCATGATTTCCATTAACATCAGGTTCTTCTTTTGCTAAATCAGAGTCATTGTGCTGAGCAGGGTCATCAGTCATCTCTGGTGCTGGTGTTGAGGGACTGCTTTCCTCTTTGGCTCTGGATGGATCTGTGTAATTTTGTGGCCTGAGCTTGCCGCTCTCTACAGTAGTATTTGAACATGTCTCATTTGGATGCAGATCCTTTTGGTGCTGCTGGAGGTTACAGAGAAAGGCAAACTCTTTGGAACAAACGGAGCACACAAAGATCCTGCCCACTCCGTGTAGTGTTGTCCGGTGAGCCAGCAGGGCGGGTGCGTCACCAAATAGCTGCACACAGAATTCACACTTGAAGGGCCAGTCTGCAGCGTGATCTATGATATGTCCACTGAGCTCTTTGATGGAGTTGAATGGCTCCTCACAGACATTACACACAAAAGTCTTGCAGTATGTTGAGTCAACTTCCTCTACTGCAGAGGATTTATCAGACGGTTTATCAAGAGCAGCAGGCTGAGGTGAAGTGTCAACACCATCCTGAGGCGCATGATTCATAACTGACAATTTGTCTATGCAGTGCTGAGGCTCTTCTTTTATCTTAATCTGATGGAGGGATTGTGGAACGGGTGATGGGGATGGATTATGTGAtgcaggaggaggggatgggGAACAAGATGAGGATTCTGGTTGGGGTGGGAGAGCAGCAAAGTCAGATTTCAAAAATTTCTCGGTTTTTGAGTCAAGGTCTTGGTTCAATTTTCCATTTAGCAGACTGTTGCAAGTCGTGGTCACAGAAACATCTTCTGTAGCGTGCTGATCTACTGATGCAGGCTCAGGAGAGCTTGGTGTTGAACAATTAAGGGGGTCTTTAAGAGTGCTGGAGGAGTCCATCGGCTCAGAGATGTgatcctcttcctcatctttgtTTTCGTCAGCTGACGAAATCTCCTCGGAGTCTGACAGGGGTTTGTGTTCATCTGATCTTGGAGACATTTTTGGcgagaggacaggaagaggtcTCAGTGCAGATGAGTCAGaaggctgagagagaggagagctagGCATAGCCAGTGGTGATGGTATGGTAGGTAGTACAGGGGGAGGCGGTGTCGGGGATGTCACACTAGAGGTACCGGGTGAAGACGGGTTCATGGTGACAGGGGTCAAAGAGGGCGGAGAGGGGTGGGCAGACTCTGATGCAACATTTGGAGAGCGAGAATGGAAAAGACTTAGGTTTGCTAAGACTGAGGGGCCCTCCTCTCCTGGCAAAGTTAGACCTACATACTCATTCATTAGCACTTTTTCAAGCATGCTGGTGTTAGgctttctctttttaattaaGGGCTGTGGCGCTGGACTTCCCTTTGATTCAGGCTCGTTGGTGCTCTTACGATGCAAGCTTAAATCAAGAGCTGAATCCCCGACCACCTTGTTCAAGCTGTCACTTTTCCTGCTGACAGAGTTTGACAGATCCAAGGGCTGTTGATTACAGGAATTTCCTCCGCTACTAGAAGAAGTTTGGCTATGCATATTATTTCCAGAAGGGCTTAGGGTATCCCCATCATCTTTATCCAGTAGGCTCCCAGGAGGTGATGCACTATGGCTTTCCACCTTTGGCACCTTAAGGGTGTATGAGCTTGCCACCTCAGCTTTACAGCTCTCCGTTTTACAAGTAGGACTGAGCTGCGGAGACGATGGGGGAGAACCAGTTCTTCTTTTAAACCTGCCTGAAGCCCCTTGCAGCGGTGTGACTGACAGCGGGGAGGCCAGTCTATGGCTTTCTGTTATCAGGGTAATGGTGGATTTCTGAATATCTTGTGTCTGAAGGAGCTGTTTGAGCTTAGGTGAGAGATAAACAGTTTTCTCTCTTTGAAACGCTGATGAATCTGTGGCTTGTTGGAACAGTCCTCCCACTAGCAAGTTAGATGAGGAGGACgtagaggatgatgaagatgacgaAGAGGCTGTGAAAGATGCTGATTCTGTCTCCACTTTAAGGCTGGGAACAAATGGGGGTGTAGATGTCCTCCTCTTTGCTGCTGACTGACCGATGTTGGAGACTTGCTTTGCAGCACTAGTTCTCCCCTCCACCTTGAGTGCTTGACCGATCTGATTCGGGCTGATTATGACCGTGTCCAGACCAAACAAAGCTGCAGATCTTGAGTCCACCTCTATCACCTCACAGCTGCTCACTGAACTGCT is drawn from Seriola aureovittata isolate HTS-2021-v1 ecotype China chromosome 2, ASM2101889v1, whole genome shotgun sequence and contains these coding sequences:
- the prdm2b gene encoding PR domain zinc finger protein 2, with protein sequence MAITGGTVETLDEIPAHMWKGLPESLSLRPSAINQSRIGVWATRVIPKGKRFGPFVGEKKKRSQVTSNVYMWEVYFPARGWMCVDATDPMKGNWLRYVNWARSSEEQNLFPLEINRAIYYKVLRPIGPGEELLVWYTVKDNPEITAALEEERASSLSRKNSPRAKRARRKLLERARQSGLGGFKKTSGTKPTVKEMWDGEEGLKEEEDERPTALGTSQELEETHPMGSTDHKDVQYISPGLMDRGNGEEEEEEEDEEEEDADDLMDPIEVQQQTAQHSPAANSIQNKQPGPSLTCGEESHKDSELKLQSSSFRGQEPEVDPDPDLDLDPDPDGDLESDPHGESYPCQHCERHFSTRQGLERHIHIHAITNQQTQLFKCRYCNKSFGSQVGRRRHERRHESGLKKRPGSLAGTASLLGPMVQTDGSSPDCTSPTSHYIAIGSQFTGGALHNSEMQRKELGPHADRPFILDENGESKELHPCKYCSKAFGTHTNMRRHQRRIHERHLLPKGVRRKGMLLQEASAQQQQQPDESPSTSPPPVYVPSADTEDEADRDDYAVDISKNISENLSFYIDGKIVSSSSVSSCEVIEVDSRSAALFGLDTVIISPNQIGQALKVEGRTSAAKQVSNIGQSAAKRRTSTPPFVPSLKVETESASFTASSSSSSSSTSSSSNLLVGGLFQQATDSSAFQREKTVYLSPKLKQLLQTQDIQKSTITLITESHRLASPLSVTPLQGASGRFKRRTGSPPSSPQLSPTCKTESCKAEVASSYTLKVPKVESHSASPPGSLLDKDDGDTLSPSGNNMHSQTSSSSGGNSCNQQPLDLSNSVSRKSDSLNKVVGDSALDLSLHRKSTNEPESKGSPAPQPLIKKRKPNTSMLEKVLMNEYVGLTLPGEEGPSVLANLSLFHSRSPNVASESAHPSPPSLTPVTMNPSSPGTSSVTSPTPPPPVLPTIPSPLAMPSSPLSQPSDSSALRPLPVLSPKMSPRSDEHKPLSDSEEISSADENKDEEEDHISEPMDSSSTLKDPLNCSTPSSPEPASVDQHATEDVSVTTTCNSLLNGKLNQDLDSKTEKFLKSDFAALPPQPESSSCSPSPPPASHNPSPSPVPQSLHQIKIKEEPQHCIDKLSVMNHAPQDGVDTSPQPAALDKPSDKSSAVEEVDSTYCKTFVCNVCEEPFNSIKELSGHIIDHAADWPFKCEFCVQLFGDAPALLAHRTTLHGVGRIFVCSVCSKEFAFLCNLQQHQKDLHPNETCSNTTVESGKLRPQNYTDPSRAKEESSPSTPAPEMTDDPAQHNDSDLAKEEPDVNGNHAEDGAEDPNEELYTTIKIMASEGGKPKGPDVRLGINQHYPSYKPPPFPYHSRSHAGSVASATNFTTHNIPQTFSTAIRCTKCGNSFDNMPELHKHILACANASDKKRYTPKKNPIPLKQIVKSPNGVVSPTAATAGQSAFRRMGQPKRLNFNQDTGKTRMSALSKKKNQLVQRAISHRNKAATTAKKATVKVEEEQPSNVCPHCSREFTYPASLSKHMAVSCPKKPVVKKGKKGLAEVKKEAGSVVDKNVNLRKKASDCEIQQTELEPKPLGKTRARSSGAADPEPSLASKGKYAATLGRLKRPASFPTPVSASKKTKKSQVQSLPPTLSSPDTPSDTAQQRPAMRMQRMGKEAAPKRLAEAKSPPPQLKKEERFSLRTRERVGGPVTRSLQMASAAPSAEVKTEEPPIQEPRETQEVLMK